Proteins encoded within one genomic window of Phragmitibacter flavus:
- a CDS encoding HNH endonuclease, whose protein sequence is MRSKSIVASGNLWTRKELLILLNIYHKLRFGQIDHRQPVIIDLAERIGRTPNAVAMKLLNLASGDPVQQIRGVVGLKGASKLDREIWDEFHSNAVAMVALSQEYFDDLFVEAEDETTEVIAGTGIRRVPKAPNGATEATSFSKQRRGQGYFRDVVLNNYDNRCALTGLPVRELLIASHILPWHAHEAERIDVRNGISLNRLHDAAFDQGFITFDDELRLVLSKRLLNFLPAAAIVTSFEALISQPLQIPKDAIPPDLDFLRRHRKRFQFD, encoded by the coding sequence ATGAGATCAAAATCCATCGTGGCATCTGGAAATTTGTGGACCAGGAAGGAGCTGCTAATCCTCCTCAATATTTATCACAAACTGCGCTTTGGTCAGATCGATCACCGTCAGCCTGTAATCATTGACCTTGCCGAGCGCATAGGACGCACTCCCAACGCAGTGGCAATGAAGCTTCTCAACCTCGCCTCGGGTGACCCCGTTCAGCAGATACGTGGCGTCGTCGGCCTCAAAGGCGCCAGCAAGTTAGACCGCGAAATCTGGGACGAATTTCATTCAAACGCAGTTGCGATGGTTGCGTTAAGCCAGGAGTATTTCGATGATCTATTCGTCGAAGCCGAGGATGAAACCACAGAAGTTATCGCCGGCACCGGCATACGCCGAGTCCCTAAAGCACCCAATGGCGCTACCGAAGCAACGAGCTTTTCAAAACAACGGCGCGGGCAGGGTTATTTTAGGGATGTCGTGTTAAACAATTACGACAATCGATGCGCTCTCACCGGACTTCCCGTTCGCGAACTTCTCATCGCCTCTCACATATTGCCTTGGCATGCTCATGAGGCAGAACGCATCGACGTGCGAAACGGCATTTCCCTCAACCGTCTCCACGACGCGGCGTTTGACCAAGGGTTCATAACCTTCGATGACGAACTGCGCCTTGTCCTGTCAAAACGCCTTTTGAACTTCCTGCCAGCTGCCGCCATCGTTACATCTTTCGAAGCTCTCATCAGCCAGCCACTTCAAATACCAAAAGACGCAATTCCACCAGATTTGGATTTCTTGAGGAGGCATAGGAAACGGTTTCAGTTCGACTAA
- a CDS encoding helix-turn-helix domain-containing protein: protein MPSPDPVLSKFGIHVRNLRETQDLTQEQLAERAKLDITYISGIERGLRNPSLLSLLRLAKALGVSLKQLTEGVEL, encoded by the coding sequence ATGCCCTCGCCCGATCCAGTTCTGAGTAAATTTGGAATTCATGTTAGAAACCTACGCGAAACCCAAGATCTGACCCAAGAGCAGCTTGCTGAGCGGGCCAAATTGGACATCACCTACATTTCAGGAATCGAACGTGGATTGCGCAACCCAAGTTTATTGTCGCTGCTCCGGCTGGCGAAGGCACTTGGGGTCTCGTTAAAGCAGCTCACAGAAGGAGTGGAGTTGTGA
- a CDS encoding type II toxin-antitoxin system VapC family toxin, with amino-acid sequence MTHGIDTDFLVAAEVTDHPFHREADALLQSLLNDGHDLALAPQTLAEFIHIVTDGKRMPQPLTTAAAISRAEHWWEAAEVMRVFPDDQTVTNFLAWLTRYQLGRKRLLETMLAATFHSAGVKRIITNNERDFKVLGAFDFVTFRP; translated from the coding sequence ATGACGCACGGGATTGATACGGACTTCCTGGTCGCGGCTGAGGTGACGGATCATCCGTTTCACCGCGAGGCAGACGCTTTGCTGCAATCGTTGCTAAACGACGGTCATGATCTGGCGCTGGCACCGCAGACCCTGGCGGAGTTTATCCACATCGTGACCGACGGTAAGCGGATGCCGCAGCCACTCACCACGGCAGCGGCGATCAGCCGGGCAGAGCACTGGTGGGAGGCCGCAGAGGTAATGCGGGTATTTCCCGATGACCAAACGGTGACAAACTTTCTCGCCTGGTTGACACGCTACCAACTCGGTCGCAAACGTCTGCTGGAAACCATGCTGGCGGCGACGTTTCACAGCGCTGGCGTGAAGCGGATCATAACCAATAACGAGCGGGACTTCAAAGTGCTGGGAGCCTTCGATTTCGTGACTTTCCGACCATGA
- a CDS encoding c-type cytochrome, which translates to MDLVPIFLARNHRHRLAPTHPHQTMKTAALLLLFLLSGTLTASEPSATLDLPATNIFSKGPNTYTGDILNITRGRGAIIGWYIQAAKAEDVQVSIEYASARPLNQAYQLSFDGHDHFWNVPPTADPNPDSDNNNHLTHADLGTFQVRPGLPLLILLVPPSGTKYQHPVRFRKLILKGHTPGNLTLIPNLQEPPAPTATPGFGEKLNALHPALEYLDLATPDLTLRISGMALRSPTELLFTTWEGDLYSLDLDTLSSEPPPPIRHIAQGLSEPMGLATTNDRIFVTEKNEVTELLDHDNDGLFETYRCLAHDWPATMDYHEYLFGAVIKDSHLYFSSSVGMAARGKDNYQAPLRGSAIAVHIDTGKTDIIAGGLRTPDGIGLGPNDSILITDNQGEWLPANKLIHLQKGAHYQFRSIPPWHPLDQLQSPTPPAVWLPQGEIASSPTEPILLPSTWGPYANHVLFGDATFGGLQRVFLEEVDGIMQGAVFPFSQGFRHLFHRFAFGPNGDLYAGGIARGQDQEFIKRVSGLSRIRYNGKPVFEPLAARLKANGLEIEFTQPLAQDHGWNPAGYHVSQWGYQGTQTYGGQKVRPRIAEVRSATVSTDRRRVFIELPGLTLNEVIHVRLPTSLPSESGLPLWTGDLWYTVNQIPKNLPGEIRPAPAHTNATTTPFFQFSKTDTGRVLYQNFCSTCHSLDSTPLAGPTLHGLIGSTRKVRDTTGKTREIKADATYLRQSILEPNTLLSDGYPENLMPPIGAILTPDQLDALIDYIIKASKKK; encoded by the coding sequence ATGGACCTGGTCCCCATCTTCCTCGCCCGCAATCACCGGCACCGACTGGCACCGACTCACCCTCACCAAACCATGAAGACCGCCGCCCTGCTCCTTCTCTTCCTGCTGAGCGGCACCCTCACCGCATCCGAGCCATCCGCCACCCTCGACCTCCCCGCCACCAACATCTTCTCCAAAGGCCCCAACACCTACACCGGCGACATCCTCAACATCACCCGCGGCCGCGGTGCCATCATCGGCTGGTATATCCAGGCCGCCAAAGCCGAAGACGTCCAGGTCTCCATCGAATACGCCAGCGCCCGCCCCCTCAACCAGGCCTATCAACTCTCCTTCGACGGCCACGACCACTTCTGGAACGTCCCCCCAACCGCCGATCCCAATCCCGACTCCGACAACAACAACCACCTCACCCACGCCGACCTCGGCACCTTCCAGGTCCGCCCCGGCCTCCCCCTCCTCATCCTCCTCGTGCCCCCCTCCGGCACCAAATACCAACACCCCGTTCGCTTCCGCAAACTCATCCTCAAAGGCCACACCCCCGGCAACCTCACCCTCATCCCCAACCTCCAGGAACCCCCCGCCCCCACCGCCACCCCCGGCTTCGGCGAAAAACTCAACGCCCTCCACCCCGCCCTCGAATACCTCGACCTCGCCACCCCCGACCTCACCCTGCGCATCAGCGGCATGGCCCTGCGCAGCCCCACCGAACTCCTCTTCACCACCTGGGAAGGCGACCTCTACTCCCTCGATCTTGATACCCTTTCAAGTGAGCCCCCCCCACCCATCCGCCACATCGCCCAGGGCCTCTCCGAACCCATGGGCCTCGCCACCACCAACGACCGCATCTTCGTCACCGAAAAAAACGAAGTCACCGAACTCCTCGACCACGACAACGACGGCCTCTTCGAAACCTACCGCTGCCTCGCCCACGACTGGCCCGCCACCATGGACTACCACGAATACCTCTTCGGCGCCGTCATCAAAGACTCCCACCTCTACTTCTCCTCCAGCGTCGGCATGGCCGCCCGCGGCAAAGACAACTACCAGGCCCCCCTGCGCGGCAGCGCGATTGCAGTCCACATCGACACCGGCAAAACCGACATCATTGCCGGCGGCCTGCGCACCCCCGACGGCATCGGACTCGGCCCGAACGACTCCATCCTCATCACCGACAACCAGGGCGAATGGCTCCCCGCCAACAAACTCATCCACCTTCAAAAAGGCGCCCACTACCAGTTCCGCAGCATCCCCCCCTGGCATCCCCTCGACCAACTTCAATCACCCACCCCGCCAGCCGTCTGGCTCCCCCAAGGCGAAATCGCCAGCTCCCCCACCGAACCCATCCTCCTCCCCTCCACCTGGGGACCCTACGCCAACCACGTCCTCTTCGGCGACGCCACCTTCGGCGGGCTGCAACGCGTCTTCCTCGAAGAAGTCGACGGCATCATGCAAGGAGCCGTCTTCCCCTTTTCCCAAGGCTTCCGCCACCTCTTCCACCGCTTCGCATTTGGCCCCAACGGCGACCTCTACGCCGGCGGCATCGCCCGCGGCCAGGACCAGGAATTCATCAAACGCGTCAGCGGACTCAGCCGCATCCGCTACAACGGTAAACCCGTCTTCGAACCCCTCGCCGCCCGCCTTAAGGCAAACGGACTCGAAATCGAATTCACCCAACCTCTCGCCCAAGACCACGGCTGGAACCCCGCCGGCTACCATGTCTCCCAATGGGGCTACCAGGGCACCCAAACTTACGGCGGCCAAAAAGTCCGACCGCGCATCGCCGAAGTCCGCTCCGCCACCGTCTCCACCGACCGACGCCGCGTCTTCATTGAACTCCCCGGCCTCACCCTCAACGAAGTCATCCACGTCCGCCTCCCTACCAGCCTCCCCTCCGAATCCGGACTCCCCCTCTGGACTGGCGACCTCTGGTATACCGTCAACCAAATCCCCAAAAACCTCCCCGGCGAAATCCGCCCCGCTCCGGCCCACACCAACGCCACCACCACCCCCTTCTTCCAATTCTCCAAAACCGACACCGGCCGCGTCCTCTACCAAAACTTCTGCTCCACCTGCCACAGCCTCGACAGCACCCCCCTCGCCGGCCCCACCCTCCATGGCCTCATCGGCTCCACCCGAAAAGTTCGCGACACCACCGGCAAAACCCGCGAGATCAAAGCCGACGCCACCTACCTCCGCCAGTCCATCCTCGAACCCAACACCCTCCTCAGCGACGGCTACCCCGAAAATCTCATGCCCCCCATCGGCGCCATCCTCACCCCCGATCAGCTCGACGCCCTAATCGACTACATCATCAAAGCCTCCAAGAAAAAGTAA
- a CDS encoding 3-keto-disaccharide hydrolase, which yields MTLKTTLATTILLLLTPLLAPALELDPAEKTLGFTPLFDGKTFTGWTHRGNWEIEDNTFVRKRSGGSLIYDANTVPDDFELRFEWKVTELCNSGLYYRPGQVEYQILDDAHPVYGANPRQSAASLFFCMPPKKRATRPVGEWNTARIICKGTVIEHWLNEERVISFDYTDPKWAKEVEILRIRGGDLTGRGSKFSLQDHGQEVAFRHLRLRTIPQDEELIPDPTFEPLPVTGEALEKENARIRSMQKK from the coding sequence ATGACCCTTAAAACCACACTCGCCACCACAATCCTCCTCCTCCTAACTCCCCTCCTCGCCCCAGCCCTCGAACTCGACCCCGCCGAAAAAACCCTCGGCTTCACCCCCCTCTTCGACGGCAAAACCTTCACCGGCTGGACCCACAGAGGCAACTGGGAAATCGAAGACAACACCTTCGTCCGCAAACGCTCCGGCGGCTCCCTCATCTATGACGCCAACACCGTCCCTGACGACTTCGAACTCCGCTTCGAATGGAAGGTCACCGAACTCTGCAACAGCGGCCTCTACTACCGACCCGGCCAGGTGGAATACCAAATCCTCGACGACGCCCATCCCGTCTATGGAGCCAACCCTCGCCAGTCCGCCGCCTCCCTCTTCTTCTGCATGCCCCCCAAAAAACGCGCCACCCGCCCTGTCGGCGAATGGAACACTGCCCGCATCATCTGCAAAGGCACCGTCATCGAACACTGGCTCAACGAAGAACGCGTCATCTCCTTCGACTACACCGACCCCAAATGGGCCAAAGAAGTCGAAATCCTCCGCATCCGCGGCGGCGACCTCACCGGACGCGGCAGCAAATTTTCTCTTCAGGACCACGGCCAGGAAGTCGCCTTCCGCCACCTCCGCCTGCGCACCATTCCTCAGGACGAAGAACTCATCCCTGACCCCACCTTCGAACCCCTCCCTGTGACCGGTGAAGCCCTGGAAAAAGAAAACGCCCGCATCCGCAGCATGCAAAAAAAGTAA